A region from the Curtobacterium sp. MCBA15_012 genome encodes:
- a CDS encoding DUF3253 domain-containing protein produces MGRAIRTAADAEAVEQAHGERTCAACGRRMPSSAGPDTKWCSAACRKHGVDATDRALEQRIDELFAARARTASICPSEVARSLDPDDWRPLMEPARRAARRMVARGEVEITQHGSVVDPSTAKGPIRIRRPR; encoded by the coding sequence ATGGGACGAGCGATCAGGACGGCCGCCGACGCCGAGGCGGTCGAGCAGGCGCACGGCGAGCGCACCTGCGCCGCGTGCGGGCGACGGATGCCGTCCTCGGCGGGGCCGGACACGAAGTGGTGCTCGGCGGCCTGCCGGAAGCACGGCGTCGACGCCACCGACCGGGCGCTCGAACAGCGCATCGACGAGCTCTTCGCGGCGCGCGCCCGGACCGCGAGCATCTGCCCGTCCGAGGTCGCACGGTCCCTCGATCCCGACGACTGGCGGCCCCTGATGGAGCCGGCACGACGGGCCGCCCGGCGCATGGTCGCCCGCGGCGAGGTCGAGATCACGCAGCACGGCAGCGTCGTCGACCCGTCGACCGCGAAGGGACCGATCCGGATCCGGCGTCCCCGGTAG
- a CDS encoding SDR family oxidoreductase, which produces MTSTTRTTTDQTSDRPEALVVGASGITGSALVDHLLDLGWRVTALSRRPLARDGVRTVAADLRDPDSLAAALADERPTHVFFTAWQRQDTEAENIRVNGGMVRDLLAALAHAPLAHVALVTGLKHYLGPFEAYAAGVVPDTPFHEEEPRLDTPNFYYAQEDELFAAAARQGFTWSVHRSHTVIGHAVGNAMNMGLTLAVQATLVKELDLDFVFPGSAAQWNGLTDMTDAGLLAEHMVWAATSPEGADEAFNVVDGDVFRWRWMWPRLAAHLGVDPARVVGFADRSRPLEEQMAPHVSAWPAIAERHGLVESDVTRLASWWHTDADLGREMEVVTDMGKSREAGFTGYRRTDRAFAELFDRYRADRLVP; this is translated from the coding sequence ATGACCTCGACCACGCGCACCACCACCGACCAAACCTCCGACCGGCCCGAAGCGCTCGTCGTGGGGGCCAGCGGCATCACCGGCTCGGCGCTCGTCGACCACCTGCTCGACCTCGGCTGGCGGGTGACGGCGCTCTCCCGCAGACCGCTCGCCCGGGACGGCGTCCGGACCGTCGCGGCCGACCTCCGCGACCCGGACTCGCTCGCCGCGGCACTCGCCGACGAGCGGCCGACCCACGTGTTCTTCACCGCGTGGCAGCGCCAGGACACCGAGGCCGAGAACATCCGCGTCAACGGCGGCATGGTCCGTGACCTCCTCGCGGCGCTCGCACACGCACCCCTCGCCCACGTCGCCCTGGTCACCGGGCTGAAGCACTACCTCGGCCCGTTCGAGGCGTACGCCGCCGGGGTCGTCCCGGACACGCCCTTCCACGAGGAGGAACCGCGGCTCGACACCCCGAACTTCTACTACGCGCAGGAGGACGAGCTGTTCGCGGCCGCCGCGCGCCAGGGCTTCACGTGGTCGGTGCACCGTTCGCACACCGTGATCGGCCACGCGGTCGGCAACGCCATGAACATGGGCCTCACGCTCGCGGTGCAGGCGACGCTCGTCAAGGAGCTCGACCTCGACTTCGTGTTCCCCGGCAGCGCGGCCCAGTGGAACGGGCTCACCGACATGACCGACGCCGGACTCCTCGCCGAGCACATGGTCTGGGCGGCGACGAGCCCCGAGGGCGCGGACGAGGCGTTCAACGTCGTCGACGGCGACGTCTTCCGCTGGCGGTGGATGTGGCCCCGGCTGGCCGCGCACCTCGGGGTGGACCCGGCGCGGGTCGTCGGCTTCGCGGACCGGTCGCGACCGCTCGAGGAGCAGATGGCGCCGCACGTGTCCGCGTGGCCCGCGATCGCCGAGCGGCACGGCCTGGTGGAGTCGGACGTCACACGCCTGGCCTCGTGGTGGCACACCGACGCCGACCTCGGGCGCGAGATGGAGGTCGTCACCGACATGGGCAAGAGCCGCGAGGCCGGGTTCACCGGGTACCGCCGCACGGACCGCGCGTTCGCGGAACTGTTCGACCGGTACCGCGCGGACCGACTGGTCCCGTAG
- a CDS encoding CsbD family protein, with product MSLADKAKDVTQKVVGKVEETVGKHTDDAELTHQGQKDQVMGEARLDKEKAKDAFEGK from the coding sequence ATGTCGCTCGCAGACAAGGCCAAGGACGTCACGCAGAAGGTCGTCGGCAAGGTCGAGGAGACCGTCGGCAAGCACACCGACGACGCCGAACTGACCCACCAGGGCCAGAAGGACCAGGTCATGGGCGAGGCTCGCCTCGACAAGGAGAAGGCCAAGGACGCGTTCGAGGGCAAGTGA
- a CDS encoding spore photoproduct lyase family protein encodes MTEPRVRPMLDVRRIYAEDAALALPRGQEVVGRWPDAEIVPVASHWQIPEVHGDERNVQRWVRIKTEALVLGVKKSLVTRPNGRSADFIAPSTANGCAMACAYCYVPRRKGYSNPVTVFANIEQITAHLARNIAKQGPKTEPNQCDPEAWVYDIGENSDCSVDAVISDNVRDLCDLFRMSPTAKASFATKYVNRDLLDWDPLGRTRIRFSLMPHETAKVTDIRTSPIAERIAAVNDFVEAGYEVHLNFSPVVLTPTWEADWTELLRQVDDVLSPAAKAQLAAEVIFLTHNEPLHEVNLGWHPKAEDLLWRPDLQERKVSQNGAVNVRYRSGMKGQLVERFRELVAEHLPSCRIRYAF; translated from the coding sequence ATGACGGAACCACGCGTGCGCCCGATGCTCGACGTCCGACGCATCTACGCCGAGGACGCGGCGCTCGCACTGCCCCGGGGGCAGGAGGTGGTCGGGCGGTGGCCGGACGCCGAGATCGTCCCGGTCGCCTCGCACTGGCAGATCCCCGAGGTGCACGGCGACGAGCGCAACGTGCAGCGGTGGGTCCGGATCAAGACCGAGGCGCTCGTGCTCGGCGTGAAGAAGTCCCTCGTCACCCGGCCGAACGGCCGCTCGGCGGACTTCATCGCCCCGTCCACGGCGAACGGCTGCGCGATGGCGTGCGCCTACTGCTACGTGCCCCGGCGCAAGGGGTACTCGAACCCCGTGACGGTGTTCGCGAACATCGAGCAGATCACGGCGCACCTCGCGCGGAACATCGCGAAGCAGGGGCCGAAGACCGAGCCGAACCAGTGCGACCCCGAGGCGTGGGTGTACGACATCGGCGAGAACAGCGACTGCTCGGTCGACGCGGTGATCAGCGACAACGTCCGCGACCTGTGCGACCTGTTCCGGATGAGCCCGACCGCCAAGGCCTCCTTCGCCACGAAGTACGTCAACCGCGACCTGCTCGACTGGGACCCCCTCGGCCGCACGCGCATCCGGTTCTCGCTCATGCCGCACGAGACGGCCAAGGTCACCGACATCCGCACCTCGCCGATCGCCGAACGGATCGCGGCGGTGAACGACTTCGTCGAGGCCGGGTACGAGGTGCACCTCAACTTCTCGCCCGTCGTCCTCACCCCCACGTGGGAGGCCGACTGGACCGAGCTGCTCCGGCAGGTCGACGACGTCCTGTCCCCGGCGGCCAAGGCGCAGCTCGCGGCCGAGGTGATCTTCCTCACCCACAACGAGCCGCTGCACGAGGTCAACCTCGGCTGGCACCCGAAGGCCGAGGACCTGCTGTGGCGCCCGGACCTGCAGGAGCGCAAGGTGTCCCAGAACGGCGCCGTGAACGTCCGGTACCGGTCGGGCATGAAGGGACAGCTCGTCGAGCGGTTCCGCGAGCTGGTCGCCGAGCACCTGCCGAGTTGCCGCATCCGCTACGCGTTCTGA
- a CDS encoding biopolymer transporter Tol translates to MPASEPDDHFFVVDGRRWRRTDPALPEDLAAALRSHLGRGRGGVRQAKRAGDDAALAAARHRNGLAKHGLGERGPEWWTRPEADRVADARRALEELDALDTLDVPDSHRS, encoded by the coding sequence GTGCCCGCGAGCGAACCCGACGACCACTTCTTCGTCGTCGACGGCCGCCGGTGGCGCCGGACCGACCCCGCGCTCCCCGAGGACCTCGCCGCGGCGCTCCGGTCCCACCTCGGCCGCGGGCGGGGCGGGGTCCGGCAGGCGAAGCGCGCGGGCGACGACGCCGCGCTCGCTGCGGCCCGGCACCGGAACGGCCTGGCGAAGCACGGGCTCGGCGAACGCGGTCCGGAGTGGTGGACGCGCCCCGAGGCCGACCGGGTCGCCGACGCCCGGCGGGCGCTCGAGGAGCTCGACGCGCTCGACACTCTCGACGTTCCCGACTCGCACCGATCGTGA
- a CDS encoding methyltransferase, with protein MFDIEIELTSDLSSVRTRVFHGGRLVRSYERGAPRSLLTDAVRYVSSGLALRLEVIFEETRIVWAPGAYQITLDAFRLVRAARARLAGGSTRTLIDVGCGSGVVGLNLIAALDGLEAITLLDLSESALRLAEQNFDGIDQVVHGAFVLSDYRSLERGQEFDVAVSNPPYFPSGSVIPRVGQVTMSDEFGLYGSLVDAVGVHAEKVIMTRSEAFASEIDAIIETRSDLVVSRLASWRAPLPAHLIAPQFLGRFYDLPSSAHEVEHEVSVLELCLKS; from the coding sequence ATGTTCGACATCGAGATCGAGTTGACATCGGATCTCTCCTCTGTCCGGACACGCGTGTTCCACGGAGGGCGCTTGGTCAGGAGCTACGAGCGAGGCGCCCCACGGTCTCTGCTGACAGACGCTGTTCGCTACGTCTCGTCCGGACTTGCGTTGAGACTGGAGGTCATCTTCGAGGAGACGCGGATCGTCTGGGCTCCCGGTGCGTATCAAATCACGCTCGACGCCTTCCGGCTGGTGCGAGCGGCGCGCGCACGCCTCGCTGGAGGGTCGACGCGGACTCTGATCGACGTCGGTTGCGGCTCGGGCGTGGTCGGACTGAACCTCATCGCCGCGCTCGATGGGCTGGAGGCCATCACGCTGCTCGACCTCAGCGAGAGCGCACTTCGGCTTGCTGAGCAAAATTTCGACGGGATCGATCAAGTGGTTCATGGTGCGTTCGTGCTTTCCGACTACAGAAGCCTCGAGCGGGGGCAGGAATTCGACGTGGCAGTGAGCAACCCTCCTTACTTCCCCAGCGGTTCTGTGATCCCAAGGGTCGGGCAAGTCACCATGAGCGATGAATTCGGACTCTACGGATCGCTTGTCGATGCGGTCGGTGTGCACGCAGAAAAAGTGATCATGACTCGCTCCGAGGCTTTCGCTTCGGAGATCGACGCGATCATCGAAACACGATCCGATCTGGTCGTCTCCCGTCTTGCCAGTTGGAGAGCACCGTTACCAGCTCACCTCATCGCGCCGCAGTTCCTGGGGCGGTTCTACGATCTTCCGAGTTCGGCTCACGAGGTTGAACACGAGGTCTCCGTGCTCGAGCTGTGCCTCAAGTCGTGA
- a CDS encoding GNAT family N-acetyltransferase, which translates to MLPAEEIDAGDGISLTPLRAEDADDCFLACQDETVNRWIPLPSPYTRAIARSWCEGGAEAYRLSGSGVQFAIRLYGSFVGCMSLKNPNWREGIVEVSYWLAENERGKGIAGRAVAALSNYAFSVGFDRVELRVAQGNSASARVAQKAGFREEGLLRSAGVLRSGRTDMRLFSLLMTDVFK; encoded by the coding sequence GTGCTCCCAGCTGAGGAGATCGACGCCGGTGACGGGATCTCCCTCACGCCTCTCCGTGCCGAGGACGCCGATGATTGTTTCCTGGCCTGTCAGGACGAGACGGTGAATCGCTGGATTCCGTTGCCTTCGCCGTACACGCGGGCTATCGCTCGTAGCTGGTGCGAAGGGGGTGCTGAGGCCTATCGGCTCAGCGGTTCCGGGGTTCAGTTCGCGATTCGCTTGTACGGGTCCTTCGTCGGTTGTATGTCGCTGAAGAACCCGAATTGGAGGGAAGGCATCGTAGAGGTCAGCTACTGGTTGGCTGAGAACGAGCGGGGGAAGGGCATCGCCGGCCGTGCGGTCGCGGCCTTGTCGAACTACGCGTTCTCGGTCGGCTTCGATCGGGTCGAGCTGCGTGTGGCGCAGGGTAACTCGGCGTCAGCCCGTGTAGCTCAGAAAGCAGGTTTCCGAGAAGAGGGTCTGCTGCGCTCTGCGGGAGTCCTTCGTTCTGGCCGCACGGACATGCGGCTCTTCTCATTGCTCATGACCGATGTGTTCAAGTGA
- a CDS encoding MFS transporter, producing MNQFALLRRNRAFSRFWLSQVTGLMGASLMTVVASLAVLEHGGDASSVAEILAARAIGLFLGYLVLGGLSVHLEPRNLMIWADLLRVLTTLLVAVGISTGCFPVAVAAVLVTGLAEAVFSPSARALLIAIVASDDLASANSLSSLARSSTMIAGPALAALLLLIVAPVWGILLNCAAFGMSALFLGRLLYVGGTDKRPALTPRTYARSLREGAAALLCTSWLWRYATAGALQTVLAVGAWTVLGPVLVRDAWGASAFGAVLGAFAIGGLIGALSAPVLARGRAAVRASLFVALFGVALLGVAQERLAICLLGCCIGGASLELGKVLFDTVLQTNIPAELLGRTSALLMLPSTFLLPLSYLVVGGLSERIGPAPVIRAAAVSAAMCMVVFAMQRTTRLMEVKDESASAPS from the coding sequence GTGAATCAGTTCGCACTGCTGCGCCGCAACAGGGCGTTCTCGCGGTTCTGGTTGAGTCAGGTGACGGGGCTGATGGGTGCGTCGCTCATGACCGTGGTCGCGAGTCTCGCGGTGCTGGAGCACGGCGGCGACGCCTCGAGCGTCGCGGAGATACTCGCTGCTCGCGCGATCGGTCTCTTCCTTGGTTATCTCGTGCTCGGGGGATTGAGTGTGCATCTCGAGCCACGGAACCTCATGATCTGGGCCGACTTACTGCGGGTTCTGACCACTCTTCTCGTGGCTGTTGGGATATCGACGGGCTGCTTCCCGGTCGCGGTCGCGGCCGTTCTGGTCACTGGCTTGGCCGAGGCAGTGTTCTCCCCGTCTGCACGGGCGCTCCTGATTGCGATCGTCGCGAGCGACGATCTCGCTTCAGCGAACAGCCTGTCCTCTCTTGCACGGAGCTCCACCATGATCGCGGGACCCGCACTCGCAGCTCTCCTCCTGCTCATCGTGGCACCCGTGTGGGGGATTCTCCTGAACTGCGCGGCTTTCGGGATGAGCGCACTATTCCTCGGCCGGCTGCTGTACGTCGGCGGGACGGACAAGCGGCCAGCCTTGACTCCACGAACCTATGCGCGAAGCCTTCGCGAGGGTGCGGCTGCTCTGTTGTGCACCAGCTGGCTGTGGCGGTACGCGACGGCCGGGGCTCTGCAGACGGTTCTGGCGGTCGGGGCATGGACGGTGCTCGGGCCAGTACTCGTGCGAGACGCGTGGGGAGCGAGTGCGTTCGGGGCGGTGCTCGGTGCCTTCGCGATCGGCGGCCTGATCGGTGCCTTGTCCGCACCGGTTCTGGCGCGGGGACGGGCAGCGGTCCGCGCAAGCCTGTTCGTAGCCCTCTTCGGGGTCGCTTTGTTGGGTGTAGCTCAAGAGCGCCTCGCGATCTGTCTCCTGGGGTGCTGCATCGGCGGGGCGAGTCTCGAGCTGGGAAAAGTGCTCTTCGACACGGTGCTGCAGACAAACATTCCTGCAGAGTTGCTCGGTCGGACCAGCGCTCTGCTGATGCTCCCCTCGACATTCCTCCTCCCGCTTTCGTACCTCGTCGTAGGTGGGCTGTCCGAGCGCATCGGTCCGGCACCGGTGATCAGAGCAGCGGCTGTGTCCGCAGCGATGTGCATGGTTGTCTTCGCGATGCAAAGAACCACGAGATTGATGGAGGTCAAGGATGAAAGCGCAAGTGCTCCCAGCTGA
- a CDS encoding NTP transferase domain-containing protein, translating into MRAIILAGGLGTRVSSPGPKALVQVAGRALLEWVLEETEGLETTILVRDDALTAFEHEPWLRGVRISVAKADTPARSIAREVSVGEIVVVLHTDELCLGSAGARCYSAIAERFNLPVVGSSAARLTETIRLGLSRSAEVVLEDDERFPPGEFDPLMMDIGAGEAKWARRSDAPQGVQARYIGRYAFRTSEALLANLSVGRSVLGAILASSARFVAADLPKTYQDCGTDALLRLADEQIGVAST; encoded by the coding sequence GTGAGGGCCATCATCCTGGCGGGCGGTCTCGGCACCCGGGTCTCGTCGCCCGGTCCGAAGGCGCTCGTCCAGGTCGCAGGAAGAGCGTTGCTCGAGTGGGTGCTTGAGGAGACTGAAGGATTGGAAACCACGATCCTGGTCCGTGACGATGCGCTGACTGCCTTCGAGCACGAGCCTTGGCTCCGCGGAGTGCGTATCTCCGTAGCGAAGGCAGATACGCCCGCTCGATCGATCGCGCGTGAAGTTTCGGTCGGCGAGATCGTCGTGGTGCTGCATACAGACGAATTGTGTCTGGGCTCGGCAGGAGCGAGATGCTACTCAGCGATCGCGGAACGGTTCAACTTGCCGGTGGTCGGCTCCTCGGCGGCTCGCCTCACAGAGACAATTCGACTGGGGTTGAGTCGGTCGGCTGAAGTCGTCCTGGAAGACGACGAGCGCTTCCCGCCGGGGGAGTTCGACCCCCTCATGATGGACATCGGGGCTGGGGAAGCGAAGTGGGCGCGGAGGAGCGACGCGCCCCAGGGAGTGCAGGCGCGGTACATCGGGCGCTACGCCTTCAGGACATCGGAGGCGCTCCTCGCCAACCTCAGCGTCGGACGGAGTGTTCTCGGGGCGATCTTGGCTTCCTCCGCCCGCTTCGTCGCTGCTGACCTGCCGAAGACCTATCAGGACTGCGGCACCGACGCCCTGTTGCGGCTCGCCGACGAGCAGATCGGGGTTGCCAGCACGTGA
- the hisG gene encoding ATP phosphoribosyltransferase, with protein sequence MSEARSFLDLPRVERREALRFGVPNQGRLRAEVREALDWKGWGSDSRSLTFRADGILVVLARSTDLPRLVASGALDACVSAHDYVVESGTASQLRMVKDLGIQRTKLCVVRRDDDEELEDVTRSLTVVSQYPNIASDWIRRHPLRRRMTLVPIDGAAEVFVSLGMADLAIDAVMTGLSLEANGMRIAECLFESSGRIYRSRRIAKDARALQLLTGVTARMDSALR encoded by the coding sequence ATGAGTGAAGCGAGATCGTTCCTTGATCTGCCACGCGTCGAGCGAAGAGAGGCTCTACGATTCGGGGTGCCGAACCAGGGCAGGTTGCGTGCGGAAGTGCGGGAGGCTCTCGACTGGAAGGGATGGGGCTCCGACAGTAGGAGTCTCACTTTCCGTGCAGACGGAATCCTGGTCGTCCTCGCCAGATCCACGGACCTTCCGAGGTTAGTAGCGAGCGGCGCCCTGGATGCGTGCGTCTCCGCGCACGACTACGTCGTCGAGTCGGGGACAGCGTCGCAGTTGCGCATGGTGAAGGACCTCGGCATCCAGCGCACGAAGTTGTGCGTTGTGCGGCGTGACGACGATGAAGAGCTCGAGGATGTCACCCGATCTCTCACCGTCGTCAGCCAGTACCCGAACATCGCCAGCGACTGGATCCGACGTCACCCCCTGCGCCGTCGTATGACGCTCGTTCCGATCGACGGAGCGGCCGAGGTGTTCGTCAGTCTGGGTATGGCCGACCTAGCAATCGATGCAGTCATGACCGGCCTGAGCCTCGAGGCGAACGGTATGCGGATCGCTGAGTGCTTGTTCGAGAGTTCGGGACGGATCTACCGGTCCCGGCGGATTGCGAAAGATGCCCGGGCACTGCAGTTGCTCACCGGTGTGACGGCGCGTATGGATTCGGCGCTCCGGTGA
- a CDS encoding DUF1152 domain-containing protein, whose amino-acid sequence MTVYMAAGGPGDLIVAAALSEVSPIDSFVTFAWRRDALSAGYSPWSALHGVDRAAHGRVDPETFTIDGRWDQVRTLAQNLPGSLHLLDVDDLSWSAGVLNALVSKDVHERVVLVDAGGDILGEASHEGLTSPLLEALAIRLVIDADQIRAADVIVAGPGVDNELTQVEITVRLSEMPHEDCRIDAGAPKLLDVFDAVDSEASRLWLSALSGRRGRVWCDGRGRPVHLNCFAARAVRLPLTALTRNPGLAVRPAARGIRDANVDLVDSGYVDEMRANASRLSVLPIQARREAVDDCRVGDFVTNRFQQRYGRQLLTVRSVGDGLLSRIEAIGSDRAV is encoded by the coding sequence GTGACCGTGTACATGGCCGCCGGAGGGCCGGGCGATCTCATCGTCGCTGCCGCCCTTTCTGAGGTGAGTCCGATCGACAGTTTTGTCACGTTCGCTTGGCGTCGTGACGCTCTGTCTGCCGGCTACAGCCCATGGTCGGCACTGCATGGGGTAGACCGAGCGGCTCATGGCCGGGTCGACCCTGAGACGTTCACCATCGACGGCAGGTGGGATCAGGTGCGCACTCTGGCCCAGAACCTACCCGGGAGCTTGCACCTGCTCGATGTCGACGACTTGTCCTGGTCCGCCGGCGTGTTGAACGCGTTGGTCTCGAAGGACGTCCACGAGCGCGTGGTTCTGGTCGATGCGGGGGGAGACATACTGGGCGAGGCTTCTCATGAGGGCTTGACGAGTCCCTTGCTCGAAGCACTTGCAATTCGTCTCGTGATCGACGCCGACCAGATCCGGGCCGCTGATGTGATCGTGGCCGGCCCGGGGGTCGACAACGAGCTGACTCAGGTAGAGATCACCGTCCGCCTGTCCGAGATGCCGCACGAAGACTGCCGTATCGATGCGGGGGCACCGAAGCTCCTGGACGTGTTCGACGCCGTCGACTCCGAAGCGAGCAGGCTTTGGCTCAGCGCCCTTTCGGGTCGCCGCGGCCGAGTGTGGTGCGATGGGCGAGGGCGGCCAGTGCACCTCAACTGTTTCGCCGCCCGAGCTGTTCGTCTACCGCTGACAGCGTTGACCCGAAATCCTGGGCTCGCCGTGCGCCCCGCCGCCAGGGGGATTCGGGATGCCAATGTCGATCTCGTCGACAGCGGGTACGTCGATGAGATGCGTGCAAACGCATCTCGCCTTTCCGTCCTACCGATCCAGGCCCGGCGAGAAGCGGTCGACGATTGCCGTGTAGGTGATTTCGTCACCAACCGGTTCCAGCAACGTTACGGGAGGCAGTTGTTGACGGTGCGAAGTGTTGGCGACGGTCTTCTGTCGAGGATCGAGGCGATCGGCAGTGATCGTGCAGTCTGA
- a CDS encoding beta-galactosidase family protein has protein sequence MRFAIGDTDFLLDGEPHRVLSGAIHYFRVHPDLWQDRIRKARLMGLNTIETYVAWNAHAPRPGEFDLTGGLDLGRFLDLVAAEGMHAIVRPGPYICAEWSNGGLPYWLFADGTVGVRRDEPGFLAAVRQYLEQLAPVLVPRQVDQGGPIVLVQVENEYGAYGSDPVYLTKLEQMHRDVGLTVPFTSVDQPMGTMLEDGSLPSLHKTGSFGSRSTERLARLRQAQPTGPLMCSEFWDGWFDSWGEHHHTTPASASAEDLDVLLAAGGSVNIYMFHGGTNFGFTNGANDKGVYRPIATSYDYDAPLDEAGRPTDKFHAFRAVIERYAPVPPLPASMQPGGSGHLDEDAPAALASGAAGSAPGASAPVASAPGASAPGASGTGREARPAPAADVAVRLDRVASLRSLLPALTDWSTHDEPPTFDALGAASGFVLYRAEVDLPDGGVLTVGTEVRDRAVVSVDGVVVGVLEREHHDRAVALPPVTGTLELLVEDQGRVDYGPRIGEPKGLLGGVAVDGVPVARWTASPLALDPVAPAALSLLAEAVPTDGDVLAGPVFAAGAFELAEAGDRYLSLDGFRKGVAWVNGFCLGRHWSRGPQRTLAVPGPVLRAGRNEVVVFEVHASAARRVCLLTEPDLGHTEA, from the coding sequence ATGCGCTTCGCCATCGGCGACACCGACTTCCTGCTCGACGGCGAGCCGCACCGGGTGCTCTCCGGCGCGATCCACTACTTCCGCGTCCACCCCGACCTGTGGCAGGACCGGATCCGCAAGGCCCGGCTGATGGGCCTCAACACCATCGAGACCTACGTCGCGTGGAACGCCCACGCGCCGCGTCCCGGCGAGTTCGACCTGACCGGTGGCCTCGACCTCGGGCGGTTCCTCGACCTCGTCGCCGCCGAGGGCATGCACGCCATCGTCCGCCCCGGCCCGTACATCTGCGCCGAGTGGTCGAACGGCGGCCTGCCGTACTGGCTCTTCGCGGACGGCACCGTGGGTGTGCGCCGCGACGAGCCCGGCTTCCTGGCCGCCGTGCGGCAGTACCTGGAGCAGCTCGCCCCCGTGCTCGTCCCACGGCAGGTCGACCAGGGCGGGCCGATCGTGCTCGTGCAGGTCGAGAACGAGTACGGCGCGTACGGCTCCGACCCCGTGTACCTGACGAAGCTCGAGCAGATGCACCGCGACGTCGGGCTGACCGTGCCGTTCACGAGCGTCGACCAGCCGATGGGCACCATGCTCGAGGACGGGTCGCTGCCGTCGCTGCACAAGACCGGGTCCTTCGGCTCGAGGTCCACCGAGCGGCTCGCCCGCCTGCGCCAGGCCCAGCCCACCGGTCCGCTCATGTGCTCGGAGTTCTGGGACGGCTGGTTCGACAGCTGGGGCGAGCACCACCACACCACGCCCGCGTCCGCGAGCGCCGAGGACCTCGACGTCCTGCTGGCCGCCGGCGGCTCCGTGAACATCTACATGTTCCACGGGGGCACGAACTTCGGCTTCACGAACGGCGCGAACGACAAGGGCGTCTACCGGCCGATCGCGACGTCGTACGACTACGACGCACCGCTCGACGAAGCCGGTCGCCCCACCGACAAGTTCCACGCGTTCCGCGCGGTGATCGAGCGCTACGCGCCCGTCCCGCCGCTGCCCGCCTCGATGCAGCCGGGCGGGTCCGGTCACCTGGACGAGGACGCGCCGGCCGCGCTGGCATCCGGAGCAGCTGGCTCCGCGCCGGGTGCGTCGGCACCGGTCGCGTCGGCACCGGGTGCGTCGGCACCGGGTGCGTCCGGCACCGGCCGGGAGGCGCGCCCCGCGCCCGCCGCGGACGTCGCCGTCCGCCTCGACCGGGTCGCGTCGCTGCGGTCCCTGCTGCCCGCGCTCACCGACTGGTCGACGCACGACGAGCCGCCGACGTTCGACGCGCTCGGGGCGGCCAGCGGCTTCGTGCTGTACCGCGCCGAGGTCGACCTGCCGGACGGCGGCGTCCTCACCGTCGGCACCGAGGTCCGCGACCGTGCGGTCGTCTCCGTCGACGGCGTCGTGGTCGGCGTGCTCGAACGCGAGCACCACGACCGGGCCGTCGCGCTCCCGCCGGTCACCGGCACGCTCGAGCTCCTCGTCGAGGACCAGGGTCGGGTCGACTACGGCCCCCGCATCGGCGAGCCGAAGGGCCTGCTCGGCGGGGTCGCCGTCGACGGGGTCCCGGTCGCCCGGTGGACGGCGTCGCCGCTCGCCCTCGACCCGGTCGCCCCCGCCGCGCTGTCCCTGCTCGCCGAGGCGGTCCCGACCGACGGCGACGTGCTCGCCGGGCCAGTGTTCGCCGCGGGGGCGTTCGAGCTCGCCGAGGCGGGGGACCGGTACCTGTCGCTCGACGGCTTCCGGAAGGGCGTCGCCTGGGTCAACGGGTTCTGCCTCGGCCGGCACTGGTCGCGCGGGCCGCAGCGGACCCTCGCCGTGCCGGGTCCGGTGCTGCGGGCCGGCCGCAACGAGGTCGTCGTGTTCGAGGTGCACGCGTCGGCCGCACGCCGGGTCTGCCTGCTCACCGAGCCCGACCTCGGCCACACCGAGGCGTAG